In Chitinibacter sp. SCUT-21, a single genomic region encodes these proteins:
- the prfA gene encoding peptide chain release factor 1, with product MKPSILAKLAQLADRLEEVGGLLASEEATRDMDQYRKLNREHSELTPVVDLWHEFNRINADIEAAQEMLSDPDMKEMAEEEIKSGKARIEELDLDLQKALLPKDPNDERNIFLEIRAGTGGDESALFAADLFRMYSRYAERNRWQVEIMSASESDLGGYKEIIARIAGFGAYSRLKFESGGHRVQRVPATETQGRIHTSACTVAVMPEADELEEININPADLRIDTFRASGAGGQHINKTDSAVRVTHIPSGIVVECQDDRSQHKNKARALAVLSARIKDVQMREIQAKEAAERKSLIGSGDRSERIRTYNYPQGRMTDHRINLTLYKLDYIMDGDLTELTQSLINEHQTELLAQLGDA from the coding sequence ATGAAACCATCTATTCTCGCCAAATTGGCGCAATTAGCTGACCGCCTTGAGGAAGTCGGCGGTCTGCTCGCTTCGGAAGAAGCAACGCGCGATATGGATCAATATCGCAAACTGAACCGCGAACACAGCGAACTAACCCCCGTCGTTGATCTGTGGCACGAATTTAACCGCATCAACGCCGATATCGAAGCCGCGCAAGAGATGCTGTCTGACCCGGACATGAAAGAAATGGCCGAAGAAGAAATCAAATCGGGCAAAGCGCGCATCGAAGAGCTCGATTTAGACCTACAAAAAGCCCTACTACCGAAAGACCCGAACGACGAGCGCAATATTTTCTTGGAAATCCGCGCGGGTACTGGCGGCGATGAGTCAGCGCTATTTGCAGCCGATTTATTCCGTATGTATAGCCGCTACGCTGAACGCAATCGCTGGCAAGTTGAGATTATGTCGGCCAGTGAATCCGATTTGGGTGGTTACAAAGAAATCATCGCGCGTATCGCCGGCTTTGGCGCCTACTCGCGCCTCAAATTCGAATCGGGCGGCCATCGCGTGCAGCGCGTACCAGCAACCGAAACGCAAGGGCGGATTCACACCTCAGCGTGTACCGTTGCGGTGATGCCAGAAGCGGACGAGCTGGAAGAAATTAATATCAACCCAGCTGACCTACGCATCGACACCTTCCGTGCCAGTGGCGCGGGTGGTCAGCACATTAATAAAACCGATTCGGCGGTGCGGGTGACGCACATTCCAAGCGGTATCGTCGTTGAATGTCAGGACGATCGATCGCAGCACAAAAACAAGGCGCGCGCCTTAGCGGTATTATCGGCACGGATTAAAGACGTGCAAATGCGCGAGATTCAAGCCAAAGAAGCGGCAGAACGTAAATCGCTGATTGGTTCGGGCGATCGTAGCGAACGGATTCGCACCTACAATTACCCGCAAGGTCGGATGACCGATCACCGCATTAATTTAACGCTATATAAGCTCGATTACATTATGGACGGCGACTTGACCGAATTGACGCAATCACTGATCAACGAGCATCAGACTGAGTTGCTGGCACAATTGGGCGACGCCTAA